The DNA segment CACTGTAGTGATCTCAGATCGAATTTGCCTCATTTTCTTGTTCAGAACCTTGCTGTCCTCTTCTGCTAACTCAGCACCCTCTTTGGGAGGctgaattattttctttatagcGATCATTTTCCCGTTGCTTCCCGGTAACTCGGCCTTGTAAACCTCTCCGCAGCCACCTCGCCCGATGATTTCCAACGATGCcattccttcttctttctccaagAAGGCCAAATCCTCTGCTTTCTTTATCAATGGACTGTAGATATCAGGCCCCGCTTTCCTTCCTCTTCCTTTTATCAACGCCAGAGCCAGCTTGAACATTAGAGAAAACACGAATCCTGCTAAGATTCCCGCCACTGCCCCTGCCACAAACCCCAGAATCCACCCTAAGAGTTTTCTCCTACTTTTCTTGTGCTTGTGGTTGTTCGGTGCGGGACCTGGTGCAGCAGCAGCACCAGAAGAAGCATtggattttttcttcttgtttgagTTATTAGGTGCAGGTGCAGGAGCAGGAGCAGGAACATCACCGTCGCCGTCTAACAGAAAACGTCTGGAGAGAATTGTTTCTGGTGAGGATGATTGTAGAGAGGGCTCGAGGAAGCGGTTACCGGAGAAGTTGAATTGGCGGAGGTTACGGAAGGAGCGGACGGAGGGAGGGACTCTTCCGGTGAAGAGGTTGTCGGCGACGGAGAGAGTTTCCAAATTGGGAAAGTATTTGAGGAAATTGAGGTTGCCGGAGAGCCTGTTGGTGGAGATGTCCAGCACGCGGAGGCGCGTGAGGGAGGAGAGCTCTGGGGGGACTGGGCCGGAGAAGAGGTTGTTGGCGAGGTCGAGGATTTGGAGCTTTCTGCAGTCAAAGATTTGGGGAGGGAGTCGGCCAAAGAGGTTGTTGTCGGAGAGAGAGAGTTCTTTGAGCTCCGTGAGGCGTCCAATGGAAGGGGACAGAACACCGTTGAGGTTGTTGGATTTGAAGACGAGTCTGGTGATTCGGAGGGCGTAGGTTTCCTTGCCGGAGAGCTTCCTCCGCTCGCAGAACACGCCCTCTGTTTCGCAAGCCAGAGTTGCGGAGACTTGACCGTTGACTCCGAGGTCCTTCTGCAGAGTTAGGAGTGCCTTGTAGTCTGAAGGGTAGAGATCAAGTTTGGCGTTGATGGAGATTAAGAAGAGAAACAAGAGAAGAAAGTAGTGAGTTTGAGTTTTCCCAGCCATTGTTACACTCTGGGGATCGCTCAATTGTGCTTCGCATTCACCTCTGTTTCGTTTTCGTTAACTCTTGTAGCGCCAAACCGTGTGGAAAACTTTCCACATAGTCAATTTCTTTGAATTTTCTTCTACACTTCTATTTTTGattggtttttatttaattaagttatttttttcttattatattattaatgcaaaatagtcttcaattttatttgtaattaattaacataacaaatttgattgatattttttacgagttttatttttcttttaactattttttttcatctctgaTATTCAACTTTACTAACGCCGAGAACCAAGTCTAGTATAATTTAGActtattgattatttattttatttctctcctttagttGACTgtcatattcattttatttatcttgaATTCTTGTTTCAGCAAGTGATAGAATAATCTGCTAGGTCTGAGTGGTCGTATAATGGGATTTTTACATTTATCATTTCGTTATTGCTACGGCTGCCAGCTTGGCTTGACAACAAATGAGTGAATGACAACTATTCATGAAACCAAAAACTCAGTAAACGGTTTCtgcatattttttcttttgtaaccaATAACCACGACGGTTACTGCAGATGTTAATAAAACATACACCTGATGACTGATGGCATGAAATAAATGCATGTATTTAAATTACTAGGTTTTTGtaattctaaaattttgcacTTAAATCTTTAAAGACTATTTTAGTGGAAGTTCCATTAAGTGattttaacattatatatatatatatatatatataatgttaaaattaatatgttttacataaaattttctttttacttcaAAAGTTATGTAATTTGAAAGCATGATTTCCAAATATGTCATATGGTTACTCAATTTAATTACGTCTGTGGGGATAATATATACTAACTAGCAGCCTAGCAAGTTTTCCTAATTTATGAATGAATTCTTATCACTTAAAACATAAATTAGTTGGTCagtaattgtttttaatattattaaaaaatttatggtCTTACTTAACTGAAATTATTTGAATGTCTAATGTGATGTTTAAATA comes from the Glycine soja cultivar W05 chromosome 6, ASM419377v2, whole genome shotgun sequence genome and includes:
- the LOC114416340 gene encoding leucine-rich repeat receptor-like serine/threonine/tyrosine-protein kinase SOBIR1 — its product is MAGKTQTHYFLLLFLFLISINAKLDLYPSDYKALLTLQKDLGVNGQVSATLACETEGVFCERRKLSGKETYALRITRLVFKSNNLNGVLSPSIGRLTELKELSLSDNNLFGRLPPQIFDCRKLQILDLANNLFSGPVPPELSSLTRLRVLDISTNRLSGNLNFLKYFPNLETLSVADNLFTGRVPPSVRSFRNLRQFNFSGNRFLEPSLQSSSPETILSRRFLLDGDGDVPAPAPAPAPNNSNKKKKSNASSGAAAAPGPAPNNHKHKKSRRKLLGWILGFVAGAVAGILAGFVFSLMFKLALALIKGRGRKAGPDIYSPLIKKAEDLAFLEKEEGMASLEIIGRGGCGEVYKAELPGSNGKMIAIKKIIQPPKEGAELAEEDSKVLNKKMRQIRSEITTVGQIRHRNLLPLLAHVSRPGCHYLVYEFMKNGSLHDTLSKVEVGEFELDWLSRHKIALGVAAGLEYLHLNHNPRIIHRDLKPANILLDDDMEARIADFGLAKAMPDYKTHITTSNVAGTVGYIAPEYHQILKFTDKCDIYSFGVILGVLVIGKLPSHEFFQHTEEMSLVKWMRKILSSENPKEAIDTKLLGNGYEDQMLLVLKIACFCTMDDPKERPNSKDVWCMLSQIKH